One segment of Prosthecodimorpha staleyi DNA contains the following:
- a CDS encoding NYN domain-containing protein, whose protein sequence is MAETLRSVLFVDFDNVFFALQSADKDAARAFANDPQSWLDAIESGVLIEEADGSERIRRRILMRRCYANPAVMRYFRPSFTRSGFQIVDCPPLTGKGKNSADIYMVVDMLDAMRHETRFDEFIILSGDADFTPVLTRLRAYDRRSVIYSNAVTAAAYKALCDGMITEERLIDLTGFGDDDYERPPEPARAEPAKPEPARAEPLRADAAPARPERIRSEPMRAEAARAEPVRNGPTRSDRREAARDLTAPRDPLLPPARRQDPLRPRPGVYEAAPDDGSETERGTAGEIHGGGIPRGSLPEGSLAGGVSQDGIPQTGAAESGAAEAGAGRESGSEAARRMDDIEGVARRVSAATSVPAFAPEVYAQLFRALAAEVAERGFSLNRTVNGVMRRLSEHGLKLRPQSVAFVVKGLMLSGHEFAAGDKPGSLAKAFRRQVLYLAANADLVLADAERAMVGAWIVGALRAGPPGEAVEPEPLPGDQERAAEAAGITIEETLHPLPRHARAERSEAEREVDPDGAPDYEPDEADEPEDDSDPDEDDPEDGEEADDDGSDRDDETDDDDGGDEDASGPGESAPSSSAAAGLEREAPAPAPVRKVSIEDLLARMRTPRGS, encoded by the coding sequence ATGGCCGAGACATTGCGATCCGTTCTGTTCGTCGACTTCGACAACGTGTTCTTTGCGCTGCAAAGCGCCGACAAGGATGCCGCCCGCGCCTTCGCCAACGATCCGCAAAGCTGGCTCGATGCGATCGAAAGCGGCGTCCTGATCGAGGAGGCGGACGGCAGCGAGCGGATCCGCCGACGCATCCTGATGCGGCGCTGCTACGCCAATCCGGCGGTGATGCGCTATTTCCGCCCGTCCTTCACCCGCTCCGGCTTCCAGATCGTCGACTGCCCGCCCCTGACCGGCAAGGGCAAGAATTCGGCCGACATCTACATGGTCGTCGACATGCTCGACGCGATGCGCCACGAGACCCGCTTCGACGAATTCATCATCCTGTCCGGCGACGCCGATTTCACACCGGTGCTGACGCGTCTGCGCGCCTATGACCGGCGCAGCGTGATCTACTCCAATGCCGTCACCGCCGCCGCCTACAAGGCGCTCTGCGACGGCATGATCACCGAGGAGCGGCTGATCGACCTGACCGGCTTCGGCGACGACGATTACGAACGCCCGCCCGAACCCGCAAGGGCCGAGCCCGCGAAACCCGAACCCGCAAGGGCCGAGCCCCTGCGTGCCGACGCCGCTCCCGCCCGGCCCGAGCGGATCCGGTCCGAACCCATGCGGGCCGAAGCGGCCCGTGCCGAACCCGTTCGCAACGGGCCGACGCGCTCCGATCGGCGCGAAGCGGCGCGCGACCTCACCGCCCCGCGCGACCCATTGCTGCCGCCGGCGCGCCGACAGGATCCGCTCCGCCCCCGGCCCGGAGTCTATGAGGCGGCACCGGACGACGGATCCGAGACCGAACGGGGCACCGCCGGCGAAATCCACGGCGGCGGCATCCCGAGGGGAAGCCTCCCGGAGGGAAGCCTCGCCGGAGGCGTCTCTCAGGACGGTATCCCCCAGACCGGTGCCGCCGAATCCGGTGCCGCCGAAGCCGGCGCGGGCCGGGAGAGCGGTTCGGAGGCGGCGCGGCGGATGGATGACATCGAGGGTGTCGCGCGCCGGGTCTCGGCGGCGACCAGCGTGCCGGCCTTCGCCCCCGAGGTCTATGCGCAGCTGTTCCGGGCGCTGGCCGCCGAGGTGGCCGAGCGCGGCTTCAGTCTCAACCGCACCGTCAACGGCGTGATGCGGCGGCTGAGCGAACACGGACTGAAGCTGCGTCCGCAATCGGTCGCCTTCGTCGTCAAGGGGCTGATGCTCAGCGGCCATGAATTCGCCGCCGGCGACAAGCCCGGGTCGCTCGCCAAGGCCTTCCGCCGGCAGGTGCTCTATCTCGCCGCCAATGCCGACTTGGTGCTGGCCGATGCCGAGCGCGCCATGGTCGGCGCCTGGATCGTCGGTGCCTTGCGCGCTGGCCCGCCGGGCGAGGCGGTCGAACCCGAACCACTGCCGGGCGACCAGGAGCGTGCCGCCGAGGCGGCCGGCATCACCATCGAGGAGACCCTGCATCCGCTCCCGCGGCATGCTCGTGCCGAAAGGTCCGAAGCCGAGCGAGAGGTCGATCCGGACGGAGCGCCGGACTACGAGCCGGATGAGGCGGACGAGCCCGAAGACGACAGCGATCCGGATGAGGACGATCCGGAGGACGGCGAAGAGGCCGACGACGACGGGTCGGACCGGGACGACGAAACGGACGATGACGATGGGGGTGACGAGGATGCGTCAGGCCCCGGCGAGTCCGCCCCATCGTCCTCCGCAGCTGCCGGCC